The following proteins are encoded in a genomic region of Streptomyces collinus Tu 365:
- a CDS encoding sigma-70 family RNA polymerase sigma factor encodes MITPALPAPREDRAPAARPAPTDESVTAWALAARGGDPDAVERFVRALHRDVRRYVAHLCADPQAVDDLAQDTFLRALGSLHRFEGRSSARVWLLSIARRAVLDSYRHAAARPRLSDAPDWQAAVERAQTRGLPGFDEGVVLLDLLAALPGERREAFVLTQLAGLPYAAAAAASGCPVGTVRSRVARARATLVDLLREADRPAAAAA; translated from the coding sequence GTGATCACTCCTGCCCTGCCCGCCCCGCGCGAGGACCGCGCCCCCGCCGCCCGGCCGGCGCCGACCGACGAGTCGGTCACCGCGTGGGCCCTGGCCGCCCGCGGCGGCGACCCCGACGCGGTGGAGCGCTTCGTGCGCGCGCTGCACCGCGACGTCCGGCGCTACGTCGCCCACCTGTGCGCCGACCCCCAGGCCGTCGACGACCTCGCGCAGGACACGTTCCTGCGGGCGCTCGGCAGCCTGCACCGCTTCGAGGGCCGCTCCTCGGCACGCGTCTGGCTGCTGTCCATCGCGCGCCGCGCCGTCCTCGACAGCTACCGGCACGCGGCCGCCCGGCCCCGGCTCAGTGATGCGCCCGACTGGCAGGCGGCCGTGGAGCGGGCCCAGACCCGGGGCCTGCCCGGCTTCGACGAGGGCGTCGTCCTGCTCGACCTGCTGGCCGCGCTGCCCGGGGAGCGCCGCGAGGCGTTCGTGCTGACGCAGCTCGCCGGGCTGCCGTACGCGGCGGCGGCCGCGGCGAGCGGCTGCCCGGTGGGCACGGTCCGCTCACGGGTGGCCCGGGCCCGCGCCACCCTGGTCGATCTGCTGCGCGAAGCGGACCGGCCGGCCGCCGCGGCGGCCTGA
- a CDS encoding cytochrome P450 family protein, whose protein sequence is MENTACPYALDLTGQDHMAEAAHLRAKGPAVQVELPGGVLAWAVVQQRYVERLLTDPRVSRSARLHWPPFIEGKITEEWPLYPWVANENMLFAYGEHHTRLRRLIAGAFTARRSEALRPRVQELSAELLGELAALPPGTPVDLRTAYAEVLPLRVICELFGVPRGAETDALSAALSTVFSSTVSGAEMESARLEAFGRLAALVKAKRERPGDDLTSSLIAARDEGDRLTEDELLGSLFMFIAAGQDTTATLITNAAGALLTHPEQLAHLRAGRAGWADVVAETMRVHTPGAYAPMRFAVEDIDLDGVRISKGDCILVNFAAGGHETDRHGSDAHRFDLLRGTDRDILGFGHGPHRCLGAPLGEIEAASALSRLFDMFPEAQLACAPEELAPLPTFMLNGFRSLPVVLRPAAS, encoded by the coding sequence ATGGAGAACACCGCCTGCCCGTACGCCTTGGACCTCACGGGCCAGGACCACATGGCGGAGGCCGCGCACCTGCGCGCCAAAGGCCCCGCGGTCCAGGTGGAGCTGCCCGGAGGGGTGCTCGCCTGGGCCGTCGTGCAGCAGCGCTACGTGGAACGGCTGCTGACCGACCCGCGGGTCTCGCGCAGCGCCCGCCTGCACTGGCCGCCGTTCATCGAAGGGAAGATAACCGAGGAGTGGCCCCTCTACCCGTGGGTGGCGAACGAGAACATGCTCTTCGCCTACGGGGAGCACCACACCCGGCTGCGCCGGCTGATCGCCGGGGCCTTCACCGCACGGCGTTCCGAGGCGCTGCGCCCCCGCGTGCAGGAGCTGTCGGCCGAACTGCTGGGCGAACTGGCCGCCCTGCCGCCCGGTACACCCGTCGACCTGCGCACCGCGTACGCGGAGGTGCTGCCGCTGCGCGTCATCTGCGAGCTGTTCGGCGTCCCGAGGGGCGCCGAGACGGACGCGCTGTCCGCGGCGCTGAGCACCGTGTTCAGCTCCACCGTCAGCGGTGCGGAGATGGAGAGCGCGCGCCTCGAGGCGTTCGGGCGGCTCGCCGCGCTGGTGAAGGCCAAGCGGGAGCGGCCGGGCGACGACCTCACCAGCTCGCTCATCGCGGCCCGTGACGAGGGCGACCGCCTGACCGAGGACGAACTGCTCGGCTCGCTCTTCATGTTCATCGCCGCGGGGCAGGACACCACCGCCACCCTCATCACCAACGCGGCCGGCGCGCTGCTCACCCACCCCGAGCAGCTCGCGCACCTGCGCGCGGGCCGGGCCGGCTGGGCGGACGTCGTCGCCGAGACCATGCGGGTGCACACGCCGGGCGCGTACGCGCCCATGCGGTTCGCCGTCGAGGACATCGACCTGGACGGGGTGCGTATCAGCAAGGGTGACTGCATCCTCGTCAACTTCGCCGCGGGCGGCCACGAGACCGACCGGCACGGTTCCGACGCACACCGCTTCGACCTGCTGCGCGGCACCGACCGCGACATCCTCGGCTTCGGCCACGGACCGCACCGCTGCCTCGGCGCGCCGCTCGGCGAGATCGAGGCCGCCTCCGCCCTCTCCCGGCTCTTCGACATGTTCCCCGAGGCGCAACTCGCCTGCGCGCCCGAGGAACTGGCGCCCCTGCCGACCTTCATGCTGAACGGATTCCGCTCGCTGCCCGTCGTGCTGCGTCCCGCCGCGTCCTGA
- a CDS encoding YihY/virulence factor BrkB family protein encodes MAKLHLPGHKDHDHDAAEKAREPAVPAPEEAGPGPEVERRAPDAPTELPKQAWGKVLKGALREFKDDELTDRAAALTYYAVLSLFPALLVLVSLLGVTGRSTTDKVLSNLKHLAPGPARDILTRSVEQLQGSAGTGSVLALVGVVLAVWSASGYVAAFIRASNAVYDVPEGRPVWKILPVRVGVTVVLMLLAVASALIVVFTGGIARRAGQAIGMGDTALTAWSIAKWPVLVLLVTLMIGILYWAAPNAKVKGFRWITPGSFLALFLWMAASAGFALYVAGFASYNKTYGAMAGVIVFLIWLWISNLAVLLGLEFDAETVRQRAIAGGYPPDAEPYVEPRDTRTWDEEDVRRLDDA; translated from the coding sequence ATGGCGAAGCTGCATCTTCCAGGGCACAAGGATCACGACCACGACGCGGCCGAGAAGGCGCGGGAACCCGCGGTGCCGGCGCCGGAGGAGGCCGGCCCCGGCCCCGAGGTCGAGCGGCGGGCTCCCGACGCGCCGACCGAACTCCCCAAGCAGGCCTGGGGCAAGGTCCTCAAGGGCGCGCTGCGCGAGTTCAAGGACGACGAGCTGACCGACCGGGCCGCCGCACTGACCTACTACGCGGTGCTGTCCCTCTTCCCGGCGCTGCTGGTACTGGTCTCCCTGCTCGGCGTCACCGGCAGGTCCACCACGGACAAGGTGCTGAGCAACCTCAAGCACCTCGCGCCGGGACCGGCCCGCGACATCCTGACCCGCTCCGTGGAGCAGTTGCAGGGCAGCGCCGGCACCGGATCCGTCCTCGCCCTCGTCGGCGTCGTGCTGGCGGTCTGGTCGGCCTCCGGCTACGTCGCCGCGTTCATCCGCGCCTCCAACGCCGTCTACGACGTGCCCGAGGGCCGTCCGGTGTGGAAGATCCTGCCGGTGCGCGTCGGCGTCACGGTCGTCCTGATGCTGCTCGCCGTGGCCAGCGCGCTGATCGTGGTGTTCACCGGGGGCATCGCCCGCCGCGCCGGGCAGGCGATCGGCATGGGCGACACCGCGCTGACCGCATGGTCGATCGCCAAGTGGCCGGTCCTCGTCCTGCTCGTCACCCTGATGATCGGGATCCTGTACTGGGCCGCCCCGAACGCCAAGGTGAAGGGGTTCCGCTGGATCACCCCGGGCAGCTTCCTCGCCCTGTTCCTCTGGATGGCGGCGTCCGCCGGGTTCGCGCTGTACGTCGCCGGGTTCGCGTCCTACAACAAGACCTACGGGGCCATGGCCGGTGTCATCGTCTTCCTCATCTGGCTGTGGATCAGCAACCTGGCGGTCCTGCTCGGCCTGGAGTTCGACGCCGAGACCGTGCGCCAGCGCGCCATCGCGGGCGGGTACCCGCCGGACGCGGAGCCGTACGTCGAGCCGCGCGACACCCGTACCTGGGACGAGGAGGACGTGCGCCGGCTCGATGACGCGTGA
- a CDS encoding ScbR family autoregulator-binding transcription factor, giving the protein MALQERAIRTRRNILIAAADVFADVGYEAATISEILQRANVTKGALYFHFASKEQLAQAVLTDQLKSVPELPPRELVLQEGLDSGFLLAHLLGSGDAMVRGSIRLTVDQGSPHDGLDRRVPMASWVEHNAALLERAKANGEVLPQVDVATAAKAFVAAFTGAQVLSKIMDDHTDLMERVVDLYRHLMTSIAVPAVLVRLDMSVDRGRRVYEEAMELRLDPQAAPAAG; this is encoded by the coding sequence TTGGCCCTGCAGGAGCGAGCGATCAGGACGAGGCGCAACATCCTGATCGCAGCCGCCGACGTGTTCGCCGACGTCGGCTACGAGGCCGCGACCATCTCGGAGATCCTCCAGCGGGCCAATGTCACCAAGGGCGCCCTCTACTTCCACTTCGCCTCCAAGGAGCAGCTCGCCCAGGCGGTGCTGACCGACCAGCTCAAGTCCGTGCCGGAACTGCCGCCGCGGGAACTGGTGCTCCAGGAGGGACTCGACTCGGGCTTCCTCCTCGCACACCTGCTGGGCTCCGGCGACGCCATGGTGCGCGGCAGCATCCGCCTCACCGTGGACCAGGGCTCACCGCACGACGGGCTGGACCGGCGGGTGCCGATGGCCTCCTGGGTCGAGCACAACGCGGCGCTGCTCGAACGTGCCAAGGCGAACGGGGAAGTGCTGCCCCAGGTCGACGTCGCGACCGCGGCGAAGGCGTTCGTCGCGGCCTTCACCGGGGCGCAGGTGCTGTCCAAGATCATGGACGACCACACGGACCTGATGGAACGGGTGGTCGACCTCTACCGGCACCTGATGACCAGCATCGCCGTCCCCGCGGTGCTCGTCCGTCTGGACATGTCGGTCGACCGGGGCAGGCGCGTCTACGAGGAAGCCATGGAGCTGCGCCTGGACCCGCAAGCGGCTCCGGCCGCCGGCTGA
- a CDS encoding FUSC family protein, giving the protein MRSAACFTPLGGAPAWLRAHDPGLAATRRAARTALVMPALFALCGQVFHSPAMATYAAFGSFSMLLLVEFTGPVVQRLRAHAGLAVAWAVLICLGTLAARQGVVAVAATVAVAFVVLFSGVVSSVLAGASTALLLAFVLPVTTPAPLSQLPERLAGAGLASAAALLAVPLLWPRPADDPLSAPAARVCRAAATQLRLDTSHLTGGAHAPGLPACRRAAGTTTAATAALRDAFQDTPYRPTGLSAGSRALVRLVDELTWLSAIVQDNAPPPGGHARCDPLARAVRLTAASVLELTAALLEEPHGSPVALRARTAELREAMSRMERGATARLPVHLPGPDTEPEVLAFLSTLDLSFRAQELGFATLQIADNVDLVAAAERRSWAERLLGLEPGGPAQPLAAARERAVAHLRPNSVWLHNSLRGAAGLGIAVALVQLTGVQHSFWVLLGTLSVLRSNALSTGQNAVRALGGTLVGSVVGAALLQLIGHHGTALWFLLPVAVLVAGIAPAAVSFAAGQAAFTITLAILFNIGQNPDWHIVLLRLQDIGLGCAVSVLVGLFFWPRGAAAAVDRALAEAYAGSARYLARAVAYGVRRCGNRPSAADAPLAEGLEAAAAARRLDDAFRSFLAERGAKPVPLADLTTLVTGIVGLRLAADAVLGLWQRADELHAGTDRAQARLVLLSAAGRVSGWYRDLALSLTGHTAVRDPLPRNPAAEADLVESVREDLRDDEGRASDTAVRIIWTVDHLNAARRLQPGLAAAAAPGDGAA; this is encoded by the coding sequence ATGCGGTCGGCAGCTTGCTTCACCCCGCTGGGCGGGGCCCCCGCATGGCTGCGGGCCCACGACCCCGGCCTCGCCGCCACCCGACGCGCCGCGCGCACCGCGCTGGTGATGCCGGCCCTGTTCGCCCTGTGCGGTCAGGTGTTCCACTCCCCGGCGATGGCGACATACGCGGCGTTCGGGTCCTTCTCGATGCTCCTGCTGGTCGAGTTCACCGGGCCCGTGGTGCAGCGGCTGCGCGCCCACGCGGGCCTCGCGGTGGCCTGGGCGGTGCTCATCTGCCTGGGCACCCTCGCCGCCCGGCAGGGCGTGGTCGCGGTCGCCGCCACGGTCGCGGTCGCCTTCGTGGTGCTGTTCTCCGGGGTCGTCAGCTCCGTGCTCGCCGGGGCGTCTACGGCGCTGCTGCTCGCCTTCGTGCTGCCGGTGACCACGCCCGCGCCGCTGTCACAGCTGCCCGAGCGGCTCGCCGGCGCGGGACTCGCCTCGGCCGCCGCCCTGCTCGCCGTGCCGCTGCTGTGGCCGCGGCCGGCCGACGACCCGCTGAGCGCGCCGGCGGCACGGGTCTGCCGGGCGGCGGCGACACAGCTGCGCCTGGACACCTCGCACCTGACGGGCGGCGCCCACGCCCCGGGCCTGCCCGCGTGCCGGCGGGCCGCCGGCACGACCACCGCCGCCACGGCCGCGCTGCGCGACGCCTTCCAGGACACCCCGTACCGGCCCACCGGTCTGTCCGCCGGCTCGCGCGCCCTGGTGCGCCTGGTCGACGAGCTGACCTGGCTCAGCGCCATCGTGCAGGACAACGCTCCCCCGCCCGGGGGCCACGCGCGCTGCGACCCCCTCGCCCGCGCGGTGCGGCTGACCGCCGCGTCCGTGCTGGAGCTGACGGCCGCACTGCTGGAGGAGCCGCACGGCTCCCCGGTGGCGCTGCGCGCCCGGACGGCCGAACTGCGCGAGGCCATGAGCCGCATGGAGCGCGGCGCCACCGCCCGGCTCCCGGTCCACCTGCCCGGCCCGGACACCGAGCCGGAGGTGCTCGCCTTCCTCTCGACCCTCGACCTGTCGTTCCGCGCCCAGGAACTGGGCTTCGCCACCCTTCAGATCGCGGACAACGTGGACCTGGTGGCGGCGGCGGAACGACGCAGCTGGGCCGAGCGCCTGCTCGGCCTCGAACCGGGCGGCCCGGCCCAGCCGCTGGCCGCGGCGCGCGAGCGGGCCGTCGCGCACCTGAGGCCCAACTCGGTGTGGCTGCACAACAGCCTGCGCGGCGCGGCCGGTCTGGGCATCGCGGTCGCCCTGGTGCAGCTCACGGGCGTCCAGCACTCGTTCTGGGTGCTGCTGGGAACCCTGTCGGTGCTGCGCTCGAACGCGCTCAGCACCGGGCAGAACGCGGTCCGCGCGCTCGGTGGCACCCTGGTCGGCTCGGTCGTCGGAGCCGCGCTGCTCCAGCTCATCGGTCATCACGGCACCGCGCTGTGGTTCCTGCTGCCCGTGGCGGTGCTGGTCGCCGGCATCGCGCCGGCAGCCGTGTCCTTCGCCGCGGGCCAGGCGGCCTTCACCATCACCCTGGCGATCCTGTTCAACATCGGGCAGAACCCCGACTGGCACATCGTGCTGCTGCGTCTTCAGGACATCGGTCTCGGCTGCGCCGTCAGCGTGCTCGTGGGCCTGTTCTTCTGGCCGCGCGGCGCGGCGGCGGCCGTGGACCGGGCGCTCGCGGAGGCGTACGCGGGCAGTGCCCGCTATCTCGCGCGGGCCGTCGCGTACGGTGTGCGCCGCTGCGGGAACCGGCCCTCGGCGGCGGACGCCCCACTGGCCGAGGGGCTGGAGGCGGCGGCCGCCGCACGCCGGCTGGACGACGCCTTCCGCAGCTTCCTGGCGGAGCGCGGCGCCAAACCGGTCCCGCTGGCGGACCTGACCACCCTGGTCACCGGCATCGTCGGACTGCGGCTGGCCGCGGACGCGGTGCTCGGCCTGTGGCAGCGCGCGGACGAGCTGCACGCGGGCACGGACCGGGCTCAGGCACGGCTCGTACTGCTGAGCGCGGCGGGCCGGGTGTCCGGCTGGTACCGGGACCTCGCCCTGAGCCTGACCGGTCACACCGCCGTCCGCGACCCCCTGCCGCGCAACCCCGCGGCCGAGGCCGACCTGGTCGAGTCGGTCCGCGAGGACCTGCGCGACGACGAGGGCCGGGCCTCCGACACGGCCGTACGCATCATCTGGACCGTCGACCACCTCAACGCGGCCCGCAGGCTCCAGCCCGGCCTGGCCGCCGCGGCCGCGCCGGGCGACGGCGCCGCGTGA
- a CDS encoding ScbR family autoregulator-binding transcription factor has protein sequence MVKQVRAARTRQALIRAAAEAFAHDGYARASLPAISRRAGVSAGALHFHFPSKDALAGEIESTAARTVEEMTGSCRALDGSALGELVAAIRRLVVALAADPVMRAGFTLGGDPARDGGATVLDSWHGWVREVVFRAQEDGELADGLSADCVAGAVVAATVGFEVLGSRERDWLPKERMVEFWTCLLPRLATVPCGAPDPVRDAGPTGDRGPESSLAGR, from the coding sequence ATGGTCAAGCAGGTACGGGCGGCTCGCACCCGGCAGGCCCTCATCCGCGCGGCTGCGGAGGCCTTCGCCCACGACGGATACGCTCGCGCCTCCCTGCCCGCGATCAGCAGGCGGGCCGGGGTGAGCGCCGGTGCGCTGCACTTCCACTTCCCCAGCAAGGACGCACTCGCGGGGGAGATCGAGAGCACGGCCGCGCGCACGGTGGAGGAGATGACCGGGAGTTGCCGTGCCCTGGACGGCAGCGCCCTCGGCGAACTCGTGGCCGCCATCCGCCGGCTGGTCGTCGCGCTGGCGGCCGACCCCGTCATGCGGGCCGGGTTCACCCTGGGCGGCGACCCGGCCCGGGACGGCGGCGCCACGGTGCTGGACTCGTGGCACGGCTGGGTCCGCGAGGTCGTCTTCCGGGCGCAGGAGGACGGTGAGTTGGCGGACGGCCTGTCGGCCGACTGCGTGGCCGGCGCCGTCGTGGCCGCGACGGTCGGCTTCGAGGTGCTCGGCAGCCGCGAGCGCGACTGGCTGCCGAAGGAACGCATGGTGGAGTTCTGGACCTGCCTGCTGCCCCGGCTCGCGACCGTACCCTGCGGCGCGCCCGACCCGGTGCGGGACGCCGGGCCGACGGGTGACCGCGGCCCCGAGTCCAGCCTGGCCGGCCGGTAG